GCGGAGCAGTTCGAGCGGATCTTCGCCGGCGAGGATCGTGTTGGACGGGTCATAGTTGACGCCGAAGTGCGGCGAATCGATGCGGGCGACGAGGTCGCAGAAAACATCCATGTGCTGCGCGAACTCGGGGTGCTTCCAGTAATTGTCCTTGTAGTGGTTTTCGAGGATGAGCGTCACACCGCACGCGGCTGCATGTGGCAAACACGCCTCGATCGAATCGGCGGCGTAGCGCAGACCGTCTTCGCGCGACACCTCCGGCCGGCGCTGCCCCGAAAGCACGCGACAGTATGACCCGCCCAGCTCGGCGGTCATCGTGATCCATCGCCTTTCCTTTTCAATTTCCGCGGCACGGAAGGCGGCGTCCGGATGCGTGAAGTCCGGCGAGCAGCACATCATGGGCATGGCCAGATCGCGCTCTGCAAGCATGGTGCGATAGCGGGGCCAGTCGGCTGCGTCGCGCAGATCGAGAAACCCGCAGTAGAACTCCAGGCCGTCAATGTCGAGCGTCGATGCAAGATTGATCCATTCTTCGAGCGACATGGACCCATCGGCGCAGAGCGGATCCATGAACGCTTTTGGGAAGGCGGCGAGTCGAGGCATGTCAGACCTCCTTGCTCGGATTGCGTCCGAGGAAGACATGCTGCTCGAGTTCGACGACGGACCCGGTCACGGGTCGCGACGCATCGCAGAGCCAGAAGACGACATGCGCGGCGATCTGTTCGGGCGTGGTCATCTTGCCCGAAGGGATGTGCTCGGAGCCGAGCTTGTCGGGCCAGTTTTCGGGCATCCCCTCGGCGATTTTCGCCTTGTGTTCATTGGGTGTGAGCACCCAACCGAGATTCAGATGATTGACGCGCACGTGCCGGGCGGCGAG
This window of the Planctomycetota bacterium genome carries:
- a CDS encoding TIM barrel protein, whose protein sequence is MPRLAAFPKAFMDPLCADGSMSLEEWINLASTLDIDGLEFYCGFLDLRDAADWPRYRTMLAERDLAMPMMCCSPDFTHPDAAFRAAEIEKERRWITMTAELGGSYCRVLSGQRRPEVSREDGLRYAADSIEACLPHAAACGVTLILENHYKDNYWKHPEFAQHMDVFCDLVARIDSPHFGVNYDPSNTILAGEDPLELLRRVKHRVVTMHASDRYLTAGTLDDLRREEVGVEGYAARLRHGEIGKGLNDYDAIFRELRSVNFDGWISIEDGVEGMEQLARSVSFLRRKIAEHWPAQRVTL